The following are encoded together in the Acetobacter vaccinii genome:
- a CDS encoding c-type cytochrome, whose translation MMMKRLKAALGAVTVGLLAGTSLAHAQGTEEDLIKRGEYIARLGDCVACHTALNGQKFAGGLSIKTPIGTIYSTNITPDPTYGIGTYTLQEFDDAVRRGVRKDGSSLYPAMPYPAFSRMTPEDTKALYAYFMHGVKPVAEKNRAEDITWPLSMRWPLSIWRSLFAPAPKAFTPAPGTDAEIARGEYLVTGLGHCGACHTPRGFAMQEKAMDAAGGPDFLGGGGVIDNWVAPSLRNDPVAGIGRWSEDDLFYFLKSGRTDHSAVFGAMADVVGWSTQYFTDDDLRAISKYLKALPPVPPSRGDYTYDASTAQALDAGNFSGNPGAKVYVEQCAMCHRNDGGGVGRMFPPLAGNSVVVTDNATSVAHIVVEGGILPPTNWAQSAVAMPGYKTALSDQQIADVVNFIRTSWGNKAPANVTAADIQKLRLDHNPIPVAGWNNPTAQTATWGLFGPQPYGAGWTFAPQTHTGVDSEQ comes from the coding sequence ATGATGATGAAAAGACTAAAAGCCGCCCTCGGGGCGGTCACTGTCGGGCTTCTGGCAGGCACGTCCCTGGCCCATGCCCAGGGAACGGAAGAGGATCTGATCAAGCGCGGTGAATACATCGCGCGTCTGGGTGACTGCGTGGCCTGCCACACAGCCCTGAACGGTCAGAAATTTGCAGGTGGCCTGTCGATCAAGACCCCGATCGGCACCATCTACTCGACCAACATCACCCCCGACCCCACCTACGGGATCGGGACCTATACGCTCCAGGAATTTGACGACGCAGTGCGTCGCGGGGTTCGCAAGGACGGCAGCTCGCTGTATCCGGCCATGCCTTACCCGGCCTTCTCGCGCATGACGCCAGAAGATACCAAAGCCCTGTATGCGTATTTCATGCACGGCGTGAAGCCGGTGGCGGAAAAGAACCGGGCTGAAGACATCACCTGGCCGCTGTCCATGCGTTGGCCGCTGTCCATCTGGCGCTCGCTGTTTGCACCGGCACCCAAGGCCTTTACCCCGGCCCCCGGCACCGATGCCGAGATCGCCCGTGGTGAATACCTGGTGACAGGACTTGGCCATTGCGGCGCGTGCCATACACCGCGCGGCTTTGCCATGCAGGAAAAAGCCATGGACGCCGCTGGCGGGCCTGACTTCCTTGGTGGTGGCGGTGTCATCGACAACTGGGTGGCCCCGAGCCTGCGCAACGACCCCGTTGCAGGTATCGGCCGCTGGTCTGAAGATGACCTGTTCTACTTCCTCAAGTCCGGCCGTACCGACCACTCCGCCGTCTTTGGCGCAATGGCCGACGTTGTGGGCTGGAGCACCCAGTACTTTACGGATGACGACCTGCGCGCCATCTCCAAGTACCTGAAGGCTCTGCCGCCGGTGCCGCCCTCACGCGGTGACTACACCTACGATGCCTCCACCGCTCAGGCGCTGGATGCTGGCAACTTCTCGGGCAACCCGGGCGCCAAGGTGTATGTTGAACAGTGCGCCATGTGCCACCGTAACGATGGTGGTGGCGTGGGCCGTATGTTCCCGCCGCTGGCTGGTAACTCGGTTGTCGTGACCGACAATGCGACCTCTGTCGCGCACATTGTTGTCGAAGGTGGCATCCTGCCGCCGACCAACTGGGCACAGTCCGCTGTGGCCATGCCGGGTTACAAGACAGCTCTGTCCGACCAGCAGATTGCGGATGTTGTCAACTTCATCCGCACCTCCTGGGGTAACAAGGCTCCGGCTAACGTAACGGCTGCTGACATCCAGAAGCTCCGCCTGGATCACAACCCGATCCCCGTGGCTGGCTGGAACAACCCGACCGCCCAGACCGCAACCTGGGGCCTGTTTGGGCCGCAGCCTTACGGCGCTGGCTGGACGTTTGCACCGCAGACCCACACCGGGGTTGATAGCGAACAGTAA
- a CDS encoding Bax inhibitor-1/YccA family protein has product MSFSRDYRSPTAATGWDEQARIDAGLRAYMLRVYNWMASGLLLTGIVAYVIANTSLSGLFFQVIATAAGPVPRPTLLGDVAMLSPLAFVLVMSFGINRLSLQGAQALFWAFCAAMGSSLASIFVVYTGTSIFRVFLVTACMFAATSLWGYVTKANLMRFSSFLTMGLFGLVIAGVVNLFLKSEAVYYVYSIVGVVIFTAFSAFDAQRIRVTYAQLAAYEGPEMTAKRSVYDALSLYLNFINLFQFLMQFMGVRSSSD; this is encoded by the coding sequence ATGTCGTTTAGTCGCGACTACCGTTCCCCTACAGCCGCGACAGGCTGGGACGAACAGGCGCGTATCGACGCCGGATTGCGCGCCTATATGCTGCGTGTTTACAACTGGATGGCGTCTGGCTTGCTGCTGACAGGCATTGTTGCCTATGTCATTGCCAATACAAGCCTGAGCGGCCTGTTCTTTCAGGTTATCGCGACTGCGGCTGGCCCGGTGCCACGGCCCACGCTGCTGGGCGATGTGGCTATGCTGTCCCCGCTGGCTTTTGTGCTTGTCATGTCCTTTGGTATTAACCGGCTCTCGCTTCAGGGGGCGCAGGCTCTGTTCTGGGCGTTCTGCGCGGCCATGGGCAGCAGCCTTGCCAGCATCTTTGTGGTGTATACTGGCACTTCCATTTTCCGCGTGTTTCTGGTCACGGCCTGCATGTTCGCAGCGACATCGCTCTGGGGTTATGTGACCAAAGCTAACCTGATGCGCTTTAGCTCCTTCCTGACCATGGGCCTGTTCGGGCTTGTGATCGCCGGGGTTGTAAACCTCTTTCTCAAGAGCGAAGCCGTCTATTATGTGTACAGCATTGTCGGTGTTGTCATCTTTACGGCATTCAGTGCCTTCGACGCCCAGCGTATCCGCGTGACCTATGCCCAGCTTGCTGCGTATGAAGGCCCGGAGATGACCGCCAAGCGCAGTGTTTACGATGCGCTGAGCCTGTATCTGAACTTCATCAACCTGTTTCAGTTTCTCATGCAGTTCATGGGTGTGCGCAGCTCCAGCGACTGA
- a CDS encoding adenine phosphoribosyltransferase — translation MTARQEIDLKHYIRHIPDFPKPGILFYDISTLMRNPDAWQMAMGRLARQVAPFKPDILAAVESRGFLTAAPLADRLGCGMLMLRKRGKLPGKTVSHTYDLEYGSDTLEIQHDAVQPGQRVVIMDDLLATGGTLAASATLLQKAGADVVAASVLVELTGLGGRARLGDIPVTTLLSYDE, via the coding sequence ATGACGGCACGCCAGGAGATCGACCTCAAGCATTACATCCGCCACATTCCCGACTTTCCCAAGCCGGGTATTCTTTTTTACGATATTTCCACACTGATGCGGAACCCGGATGCCTGGCAGATGGCCATGGGGCGTCTGGCCCGGCAGGTAGCCCCCTTCAAGCCCGATATTCTGGCAGCGGTGGAATCACGCGGGTTTCTGACAGCCGCCCCTCTGGCTGACCGGCTGGGCTGCGGCATGCTGATGCTGCGTAAGCGTGGCAAGCTACCGGGCAAGACCGTGTCCCACACCTATGATCTGGAATACGGCTCCGATACGCTGGAAATCCAGCATGATGCGGTGCAGCCCGGCCAGCGCGTGGTGATTATGGATGACCTGCTGGCAACCGGCGGCACTCTGGCTGCCTCTGCCACCCTGTTGCAGAAGGCCGGGGCCGACGTTGTTGCAGCCTCTGTTCTGGTGGAACTGACCGGCCTTGGCGGCCGCGCCCGCCTGGGCGATATCCCCGTCACCACCCTGCTGTCCTACGACGAGTAA
- a CDS encoding FUSC family protein: MKSAAVSTRRLFQSIGEIIRQALMGEGPPRQMDHLRWLFAPGLLPFGYALRTTISSLIALGIALWWQLGSPQWAALTVWMVAQGTRGKSIAKARWHMFGMVVGTICALVLVGTMPQSPLLYIFWVAAGIGFFCFVGTLLPGPAAMTNYRIHGMRASGFTYVIIALDGAAAPDNIFQIAMARATYITLGIVVETTVSSLFQYQLGARARGRLSTNFVQALRGAIPALTRLLSGDREAIASSPTVFSTIVALSDQVEFAEIEMGQRQHEGDHARAALAAITVLMSRGLDLGALVDVPQSHGPEYENIAGQVKAFLQTLPARLEGDSPVAPVLADLTSLRATCRQFAATCLEQEMVLATSPPVDLTQEAIISRQGQILHKLVGLLDELQQAIDQFEMSRNPQPHDSFRYPMRSYRDWRLAFLNSLRASVTIFFAGVIWITTGWPDGLTFMMFASIVCALFSTLDQPALATQAFLRGTVWCIGVCCVFDLWVVANPTVYEMLALCLSLPMLVGGLAFAWPPLALAAVAYNLFMPILIGPDNQARMNELMFFNTAMPLFLAMVFCVWMYRVFLPNDPAALRWDIRVDILRRLRLLARQHRLPPMSDVIGRNVEGFVRLTTMAGDTADTHVLTQYLVGVLSGMTIEINLLRLRDILARGVLPDEAERAVWAMMHRMQRFTGRYGGQYGRTARATGLAVQHLALLEGTETNLSVREEMLRALASLRVIEAELNGNRAFFDASSPYLDKAFS, translated from the coding sequence ATGAAAAGCGCCGCGGTGTCCACCCGCAGGCTTTTTCAGTCCATCGGGGAAATTATCCGACAGGCCCTGATGGGCGAAGGCCCGCCCCGCCAGATGGACCATTTGCGCTGGCTGTTTGCCCCAGGGCTTCTGCCCTTCGGATATGCGCTGCGGACAACCATTTCCTCGCTTATTGCCCTTGGGATCGCCCTGTGGTGGCAGCTCGGCAGCCCGCAGTGGGCCGCGCTGACAGTGTGGATGGTGGCGCAGGGTACGCGGGGCAAATCCATCGCCAAGGCGCGGTGGCATATGTTTGGCATGGTGGTGGGGACAATCTGTGCCCTTGTGCTGGTGGGCACCATGCCACAGTCGCCCCTGCTGTATATTTTCTGGGTGGCGGCCGGTATCGGCTTTTTCTGCTTTGTAGGTACGCTGCTGCCCGGCCCGGCGGCCATGACCAATTACCGTATTCACGGCATGCGAGCATCGGGGTTTACCTATGTCATCATCGCGCTGGATGGTGCGGCCGCTCCGGACAATATTTTCCAGATTGCCATGGCACGCGCCACCTACATCACGCTTGGGATTGTGGTGGAAACAACCGTGTCCTCCCTGTTCCAGTACCAGTTGGGTGCCCGGGCACGGGGGCGGTTGTCCACCAATTTTGTGCAGGCTCTGAGGGGGGCCATTCCTGCACTGACACGCCTGCTGTCGGGGGACAGGGAGGCCATAGCCTCGTCCCCCACCGTGTTTTCCACCATTGTGGCGCTGAGCGACCAGGTGGAATTTGCCGAAATTGAAATGGGGCAGCGCCAGCACGAAGGCGATCACGCCCGTGCCGCCCTTGCGGCCATAACGGTGCTGATGTCACGCGGGCTGGACCTTGGCGCATTGGTGGATGTGCCCCAGAGTCATGGCCCGGAGTATGAAAACATAGCCGGACAGGTCAAAGCCTTTTTGCAAACCCTACCTGCCCGGCTGGAGGGGGACAGCCCAGTTGCCCCGGTTCTGGCTGACCTGACCAGCCTGCGCGCCACCTGTCGGCAGTTTGCCGCCACCTGCCTGGAGCAGGAGATGGTGCTGGCCACCAGCCCGCCGGTTGATCTGACGCAGGAGGCTATTATTTCCCGGCAGGGGCAGATCCTGCACAAGCTTGTCGGCCTGCTGGACGAATTGCAGCAGGCCATTGACCAGTTTGAAATGAGCCGTAACCCCCAGCCCCATGATTCCTTTCGCTATCCCATGCGTTCGTACCGGGACTGGCGACTGGCGTTTCTCAACAGCTTGCGGGCTTCGGTTACCATTTTCTTCGCCGGGGTTATCTGGATCACGACAGGCTGGCCCGACGGGCTGACCTTCATGATGTTTGCCTCCATTGTCTGCGCGCTGTTTTCCACGCTGGATCAGCCCGCCTTGGCCACACAGGCGTTTCTGCGCGGGACAGTGTGGTGCATTGGCGTGTGCTGTGTGTTTGACCTGTGGGTGGTGGCAAACCCCACGGTTTATGAAATGCTGGCCCTCTGTTTAAGCCTGCCCATGCTGGTGGGTGGGCTGGCCTTTGCCTGGCCACCACTGGCCCTGGCGGCGGTGGCGTATAACCTGTTTATGCCCATTCTGATCGGTCCGGATAATCAGGCCCGGATGAATGAGCTCATGTTCTTCAACACCGCCATGCCGCTCTTTCTGGCCATGGTGTTCTGTGTGTGGATGTATCGGGTTTTCCTGCCCAATGACCCCGCGGCTCTGCGGTGGGACATCCGCGTGGATATTCTGCGCCGCCTGCGCCTGCTGGCCCGGCAGCACAGGTTGCCCCCCATGTCCGATGTGATTGGTCGTAACGTGGAAGGCTTTGTGCGCCTGACCACCATGGCGGGGGATACAGCCGACACCCATGTTCTGACCCAGTATCTGGTCGGGGTGCTGTCGGGCATGACGATAGAGATTAACCTGCTGCGGCTGCGCGATATTCTGGCCAGAGGCGTCCTGCCTGACGAGGCCGAGCGTGCTGTCTGGGCCATGATGCACCGCATGCAGCGGTTTACCGGGCGTTATGGCGGGCAGTATGGGCGCACTGCCCGCGCAACGGGCTTGGCCGTGCAGCATCTGGCATTGCTGGAAGGGACAGAAACCAACCTGTCCGTGCGTGAGGAAATGCTGCGGGCGCTGGCAAGCCTGCGGGTGATCGAGGCAGAACTGAACGGCAACCGGGCTTTCTTTGACGCGTCCTCCCCCTATCTCGACAAAGCCTTCTCCTGA
- a CDS encoding uracil-DNA glycosylase family protein, with protein sequence MPLLTPQPSLALDTAQTAHNTLPDTLAAIGACTACAAKLPLGPRPVVHAFPQARLLIAGQAPGRRVHETGISFNDASGERLRGWLGMDHATFYDSGLVALVPMAFCYPGVLPKGGDRPPPPLCARLWRRTLLAHMPDIRLTLLVGSYSQNHVLGKCSVFERTLHFQDFLPQGYFPLPHPSWRTGQWERHTPEFGQTVLPALRQAVATALGRPITPQAIAHTL encoded by the coding sequence ATGCCTCTGCTGACCCCTCAACCCTCTCTGGCGCTGGACACAGCCCAGACCGCACACAACACGCTGCCGGATACGCTGGCCGCTATTGGGGCCTGTACGGCCTGCGCCGCAAAGCTGCCCTTAGGGCCACGGCCTGTTGTGCATGCCTTCCCACAGGCACGGCTGCTTATTGCAGGCCAGGCCCCCGGACGGCGCGTGCATGAAACCGGCATTTCCTTCAACGATGCCTCGGGCGAGCGCCTGCGAGGCTGGCTGGGCATGGACCACGCAACATTCTACGATTCAGGACTTGTCGCGCTGGTGCCCATGGCCTTCTGCTATCCTGGCGTGCTGCCCAAAGGGGGCGACAGGCCACCGCCGCCACTCTGTGCCCGGCTATGGCGCAGGACGCTGCTGGCCCATATGCCCGACATCAGGCTGACGCTGCTGGTCGGCTCCTATTCCCAGAACCATGTGCTGGGCAAATGCAGCGTGTTTGAACGCACTCTACATTTTCAGGATTTTCTGCCTCAGGGGTATTTTCCCCTCCCCCATCCCTCCTGGCGGACCGGACAGTGGGAGCGGCATACGCCAGAATTCGGGCAGACTGTTCTTCCCGCCCTGCGGCAGGCAGTCGCAACCGCGCTGGGTAGGCCAATAACACCGCAGGCCATCGCCCATACGCTGTAA
- the cyoA gene encoding ubiquinol oxidase subunit II: protein MKNKLLARSARLGGLSSALLLAGCELDVLDPKGPVGEGVKSLITTSTIAMLIVVVPTILLTLVFAWQYRQSNTSAEYLPKWDHSNKIEVVIWGVPTLIILFLAVITYQTCHTLDPYRKLTADANTKPLHVQVVALDWKWLFIYPEQGIAVVNQMAMPVNTPVDFDITSDSVMNAFFIPRLGSMIYAMAGMQTQLHLLASEAGDYMGESSNYSGRGFSDMKFRALAMSGDEFNAWVEKVRSSSEQLDGQTYPKLAAPSEANPVEYFAHVEPGMFDTIVAKYNNGMVMDKSTGKMIQVQQSAMSDMNMKE from the coding sequence ATGAAAAACAAGTTACTGGCGAGATCGGCGCGATTGGGCGGCCTATCGTCAGCGTTGCTGCTTGCAGGGTGTGAACTCGATGTTCTCGACCCCAAAGGCCCGGTGGGGGAGGGTGTCAAATCCCTGATTACCACCTCCACGATCGCAATGCTGATTGTTGTGGTTCCGACCATCCTGCTGACGCTGGTGTTTGCCTGGCAGTACCGCCAGTCCAACACGAGCGCCGAATACCTGCCGAAATGGGACCACTCCAACAAGATTGAAGTGGTGATCTGGGGCGTGCCCACGCTGATCATCCTGTTTCTGGCAGTCATCACCTACCAGACGTGTCATACACTGGACCCCTACCGGAAGCTGACGGCCGACGCCAATACAAAGCCGCTGCATGTTCAGGTTGTGGCATTGGACTGGAAGTGGCTGTTCATTTACCCGGAACAGGGCATTGCCGTGGTCAACCAGATGGCCATGCCGGTCAACACACCGGTTGACTTCGACATTACCTCGGATTCCGTGATGAACGCGTTCTTCATCCCGCGCCTCGGTTCCATGATCTATGCCATGGCAGGCATGCAAACCCAGCTTCATCTGCTCGCAAGCGAAGCCGGTGATTACATGGGTGAGTCCTCCAACTACAGCGGTCGTGGCTTCTCGGACATGAAATTCCGGGCCCTGGCAATGAGCGGGGATGAATTCAATGCATGGGTTGAGAAGGTGCGTTCTTCCTCCGAGCAGCTGGATGGGCAGACCTATCCGAAGCTGGCCGCTCCGAGTGAAGCAAACCCCGTCGAATACTTCGCGCATGTTGAACCCGGCATGTTCGACACGATCGTTGCCAAATACAATAACGGCATGGTCATGGACAAAAGCACTGGCAAAATGATCCAGGTGCAGCAGTCCGCGATGTCCGACATGAATATGAAGGAATAG
- a CDS encoding PQQ-dependent dehydrogenase, methanol/ethanol family: MTRPASAKRHSLLGILAAGTICAAASPYMAVSAHAASQGDTGDAIIHADEHSENWLSYGRTYTEQRYSPLDEINRSNVGNLKLAWYFDLDTNRGQEGTPLVVDGILYATTNWSKMKALDAATGKLLWEYDPKVPGNIADKGCCDTVNRGPGYWNGKVFFGTFDGRLVALDAKTGKKVWEVNTIPAEASLGKQRSYTVDGAVRVAKGMVMIGNGGAEFGARGFVSAFDAETGKLKWRFYTVPNSKNEPDHAASDKALMTKAYRTWSPDGAWVRQGGGGTVWDSLVYDPVADLVYLAVGNGSPWNYKYRSDGMGSNLFLGSIVALKPETGEYVWHFQETPMDEWDYTSVQQIMTLDLPVNGEKRHVIVHAPKNGFFYVLDAKTGEFISGKNYVYMNWADGLDPLSGRPIYKPEALWPLTGKEWYGIPGDLGGHNFAAMAYSPKTGLVYIPAQQVPFVYKNQVGGFKPHPDSWNLGLDMNKVGLPDNAEARTAFMKDLKGMIVAWDPEKQQAAWTVDHKGPWNGGLVATGGDLLFQGLANGEFHAYDATNGADLFKFDAQSGIIAPPITYKANGKQYVAVEVGWGGIYPFFLGGIARTSGWTVNHSRVIAFSLDGKAVLPPQNDKGFLPVKPPANYDTKVTDNGYFLFQTYCAACHGDNAEGAGVLPDLRWSGAIRHQDAFYNVAGRGALTAYGMDRFDTSMNPKQIEDIRQFILKRANETYQREVDARKNSSEIPANPTIGLTPQ; this comes from the coding sequence ATGACCCGCCCCGCCTCCGCCAAGAGACATTCGCTGCTAGGAATTCTCGCGGCTGGAACCATCTGCGCTGCTGCTTCGCCGTACATGGCAGTCTCTGCCCATGCCGCCAGCCAGGGTGACACGGGAGACGCCATCATCCACGCGGATGAGCACTCCGAAAACTGGCTCTCATACGGTCGCACCTATACGGAACAGCGCTACAGCCCGCTGGATGAGATCAACCGCTCCAACGTCGGCAACCTGAAGCTGGCCTGGTATTTCGACCTGGATACCAACCGTGGCCAGGAAGGCACGCCCCTGGTGGTGGACGGCATCCTCTACGCCACGACCAACTGGTCCAAGATGAAAGCCCTGGACGCAGCAACCGGCAAGCTGCTGTGGGAATATGACCCCAAGGTACCGGGCAACATTGCCGACAAGGGCTGCTGTGACACGGTCAACCGTGGTCCGGGCTACTGGAACGGCAAGGTCTTCTTCGGCACGTTTGACGGCCGCCTTGTGGCGCTGGACGCCAAGACCGGCAAGAAGGTCTGGGAAGTTAACACCATTCCGGCCGAAGCCTCGCTGGGCAAGCAGCGGTCCTATACCGTGGACGGCGCTGTGCGCGTGGCCAAGGGTATGGTCATGATCGGCAACGGCGGTGCAGAATTTGGTGCCCGCGGCTTTGTTTCTGCCTTCGATGCGGAAACCGGCAAGCTGAAATGGCGCTTCTACACCGTCCCCAACAGCAAGAACGAGCCTGATCATGCTGCGTCCGACAAGGCGCTGATGACCAAGGCCTACCGGACCTGGAGCCCCGATGGCGCATGGGTGCGTCAGGGCGGCGGCGGTACCGTGTGGGACTCCCTCGTCTATGACCCGGTGGCCGATCTGGTTTACCTGGCAGTGGGTAACGGCTCCCCCTGGAACTACAAGTACCGCTCCGACGGCATGGGCAGCAACCTGTTCCTTGGCAGCATTGTCGCACTGAAGCCCGAAACCGGCGAATATGTGTGGCACTTCCAGGAAACCCCGATGGACGAGTGGGATTACACCTCCGTCCAGCAGATCATGACGCTTGACCTGCCGGTCAACGGTGAAAAGCGCCACGTGATCGTCCATGCTCCCAAGAACGGCTTCTTCTACGTTCTGGACGCCAAGACCGGCGAATTCATTTCGGGCAAGAACTACGTCTACATGAACTGGGCCGATGGCCTGGATCCGCTGTCAGGCCGCCCGATCTACAAGCCTGAAGCCCTGTGGCCGCTGACCGGCAAGGAATGGTACGGTATCCCGGGTGACCTGGGTGGCCATAACTTTGCTGCCATGGCTTACAGCCCCAAGACTGGCCTGGTTTACATTCCTGCCCAGCAGGTTCCCTTTGTTTACAAGAACCAGGTTGGCGGCTTCAAACCCCACCCGGATTCCTGGAACCTGGGTCTGGACATGAACAAGGTCGGCCTGCCCGACAATGCTGAAGCCCGCACGGCTTTCATGAAGGACCTCAAGGGCATGATCGTGGCCTGGGATCCTGAAAAGCAGCAGGCTGCCTGGACCGTGGACCACAAAGGTCCGTGGAATGGTGGGCTTGTGGCAACCGGCGGTGACCTGCTGTTCCAGGGGCTGGCCAATGGTGAATTCCACGCCTACGACGCAACCAACGGTGCCGACCTGTTCAAGTTCGACGCCCAGAGCGGTATCATTGCACCGCCGATCACCTACAAGGCCAACGGCAAGCAGTATGTCGCGGTCGAAGTGGGCTGGGGTGGCATTTATCCGTTCTTCCTCGGTGGTATTGCCCGTACGTCTGGCTGGACAGTCAACCACTCCCGCGTGATTGCGTTCTCGCTCGACGGCAAGGCTGTTCTGCCCCCGCAGAACGACAAGGGCTTCCTGCCCGTCAAGCCGCCCGCAAACTATGACACCAAGGTGACCGACAACGGTTACTTCCTGTTCCAGACCTACTGCGCCGCCTGCCATGGCGACAACGCTGAAGGTGCTGGCGTGCTGCCCGACCTGCGCTGGAGTGGCGCTATCCGCCATCAGGATGCGTTCTACAACGTTGCTGGCCGTGGCGCGCTGACCGCCTATGGTATGGACCGCTTCGACACCAGCATGAACCCCAAGCAGATCGAAGATATCCGCCAGTTCATTCTGAAACGGGCTAACGAAACCTACCAGCGCGAAGTGGACGCCCGGAAAAACAGCTCTGAAATTCCGGCTAACCCGACCATTGGCCTCACGCCGCAGTAA
- the cyoB gene encoding cytochrome o ubiquinol oxidase subunit I: MLGRLSFSAIPLDVPILVGTFIGVAIVGVAVLGLITYYGKWGYLWKEWFTTVDHKRLAVMYIVLALVALFRGFADAIMMRTQLALAYASNPGYLPPHHYDQIFSAHGTIMIFFLAMAFMTGLFNFIVPLQIGARDVAFPFLNNLSFWMTAVAFILVNVSLFIGEFSQCGWLAYPPLSENQFSPGVGVDYYIWAIQISGVGTLLTGVNFFVTIVKMRAPGMSWLKMPVFTWTAFCSSILIMVSFPVLTVAVALLGLDRYFGMHFFTNDGGGNQMMYLNLIWAWGHPEVYILVIPAFGVFSEVVPAFSGKPLFGYKTMVYATCSIMVLSFLVWVHHFFTMGAGPDVNAFFGIATMIISIPTGVKLFNWLFTMYKGRIQYHACMYWAVGFMVIFTIGGMTGVMMAIPGADFVLHNSLFLIAHFHNVIIGGVYFGYICGMNFWFPKVMGFKLSESWSKRAFWFWSVGFFFAFVPLYVLGFEGMTRRLNHYDNPAWHPWMLIAEVGAVLILFGIVCQLVQLYVSIRDRNLPENRDVTGDPWNGRTLEWSTSSPPPVYNFAIVPHVHSLDAYMHDKENGIDTRQAGAQYAPIHMPKNTAAGFLVGAFSLILGFAAIWYIWWLAALGLVGVIGTVIARSANKDIDFYIPAEEVARIENEHTRKLMAQAAE; this comes from the coding sequence ATGCTAGGGAGACTATCGTTTTCGGCCATCCCGTTGGATGTGCCGATCCTGGTAGGGACGTTCATCGGCGTTGCTATTGTCGGTGTCGCGGTACTGGGGCTTATTACTTACTACGGCAAGTGGGGCTACCTCTGGAAAGAGTGGTTTACCACTGTTGATCACAAGCGCTTGGCTGTCATGTACATTGTACTGGCGCTGGTTGCTCTGTTCCGCGGCTTCGCGGATGCTATCATGATGCGTACCCAGCTTGCTCTGGCGTATGCAAGTAACCCCGGTTACCTGCCACCGCATCACTACGACCAGATCTTTTCGGCCCACGGCACGATCATGATCTTCTTCCTGGCCATGGCGTTCATGACCGGTCTGTTCAACTTCATTGTGCCGCTGCAGATTGGCGCGCGTGACGTTGCTTTCCCGTTCCTGAACAACCTGAGCTTCTGGATGACGGCCGTCGCGTTTATCCTGGTGAACGTTTCTCTGTTCATTGGTGAATTCTCGCAGTGCGGCTGGCTGGCGTATCCGCCGCTGTCCGAAAATCAGTTCAGCCCTGGCGTGGGTGTTGACTACTATATCTGGGCGATCCAGATCTCGGGTGTCGGCACGCTTCTGACAGGTGTGAACTTCTTCGTGACCATCGTGAAGATGCGCGCACCGGGCATGAGCTGGCTGAAAATGCCGGTCTTTACCTGGACTGCGTTCTGCTCTTCCATCCTGATCATGGTGTCCTTCCCCGTTCTGACGGTTGCTGTGGCCCTGCTGGGTCTGGACCGTTACTTCGGCATGCACTTCTTCACCAATGACGGTGGGGGTAATCAGATGATGTACCTCAACCTCATCTGGGCGTGGGGTCATCCGGAAGTTTACATTCTTGTTATTCCTGCCTTTGGTGTGTTCTCCGAAGTGGTTCCGGCATTCTCCGGCAAGCCGCTGTTCGGGTACAAGACCATGGTTTATGCAACCTGCTCCATCATGGTGCTGTCCTTCCTTGTGTGGGTGCATCACTTCTTCACCATGGGTGCTGGTCCGGACGTGAATGCCTTCTTCGGCATTGCGACCATGATTATCTCCATCCCGACCGGTGTTAAGCTCTTCAACTGGCTTTTCACCATGTATAAGGGCCGCATTCAGTACCATGCCTGCATGTACTGGGCTGTTGGCTTTATGGTGATCTTCACCATCGGTGGTATGACCGGTGTGATGATGGCCATTCCCGGGGCTGACTTTGTTCTGCACAACAGCCTGTTCCTGATTGCCCACTTCCATAACGTGATTATCGGTGGTGTGTATTTCGGCTACATCTGCGGCATGAACTTCTGGTTCCCGAAAGTTATGGGCTTCAAGCTCAGCGAAAGCTGGAGCAAGCGCGCTTTCTGGTTCTGGTCTGTTGGCTTCTTCTTTGCATTCGTGCCCCTGTATGTCCTGGGTTTCGAAGGCATGACCCGCCGCCTCAACCACTATGACAACCCGGCCTGGCATCCCTGGATGCTGATCGCAGAAGTGGGCGCTGTGCTCATTCTGTTTGGGATTGTCTGCCAGCTCGTGCAGCTGTACGTGTCCATCCGTGACCGTAACCTGCCCGAAAACCGCGACGTGACGGGTGACCCCTGGAACGGCCGTACGCTGGAATGGTCCACCTCCTCCCCGCCGCCCGTGTATAACTTTGCCATTGTCCCGCATGTCCATTCTCTGGATGCGTATATGCATGACAAGGAAAACGGCATCGACACGCGTCAGGCTGGTGCACAGTACGCCCCGATCCACATGCCCAAGAACACGGCTGCTGGCTTCCTGGTTGGTGCATTCTCCCTGATCCTCGGGTTTGCCGCGATCTGGTACATTTGGTGGCTGGCTGCTCTGGGTCTGGTTGGTGTGATCGGTACGGTTATTGCCCGTAGCGCTAACAAGGATATTGATTTCTATATCCCGGCTGAAGAAGTTGCCCGCATCGAGAATGAGCACACCCGTAAACTGATGGCACAGGCAGCTGAATAA